In Malania oleifera isolate guangnan ecotype guangnan chromosome 8, ASM2987363v1, whole genome shotgun sequence, a single window of DNA contains:
- the LOC131162477 gene encoding eukaryotic translation initiation factor 5-like gives MALQNIGASNRDDAFYRYKMPKMITKIEGRGNGIKTNVVNMVEIAKALARPASYTTKYFGCELGAQSKFDGKTGTALVNGAHETAKLAGLLEIFIKKYVQCYGCGNPETEILISKTQMVTLKCAACGFVSDVDMRDKLTTFIIKNPPEQKKNSKDKKAMRRAEKERMKEGEAADEELKRLKKEAAKKKGTSAGSKDVLSKSKPIKKKNNVSDEDHSPAGSQADENESVGAEDDASNVQWQTDTSLEAARQRIQDQLTSVTAGMVMLSAGEEKPKSGKNSPECNGKTEVNKHQNGSKLTDPQYRLVAEIKEFLKNGSSAGKLKSFLATLSGTSQEVMNVLIEALFEGVQKGLAKVAAKKKNYLMAAVQEEGSQMILLRAIECFFVKSSSEGVKEAALVLKVLYDCDVLEEMFILVWYQQGSTGENKNSQIWKNVKPFIDWLQSAESESEEE, from the coding sequence ATGGCATTGCAAAATATTGGTGCTAGTAACAGGGATGATGCCTTCTACAGGTATAAGATGCCCAAAATGATAACCAAGATTGAAGGCCGAGGAAATGGCATCAAGACTAATGTGGTGAACATGGTTGAAATTGCAAAAGCATTGGCTAGACCTGCTTCCTATACCACAAAGTATTTTGGTTGTGAGCTTGGAGCCCAATCTAAATTTGATGGGAAGACTGGAACTGCCCTTGTTAATGGAGCCCACGAAACTGCCAAACTTGCTGGACTTCTAGAAATTTTTATTAAGAAATATGTTCAGTGTTATGGTTGTGGGAATCCGGAAACTGAGATTCTTATTTCTAAGACGCAGATGGTCACTCTTAAATGTGCGGCTTGTGGATTTGTCTCAGATGTTGATATGAGGGACAAGCTTACAACATTTATAATCAAGAACCCTCCTGAGCAGAAGAAGAATTCAAAAGACAAGAAAGCAATGAGGAGGGCAGAGAAGGAGAGGATGAAGGAAGGGGAGGCAGCTGATGAGGAGCTGAAAAGGCTTAAAAAGGAGGCAGCAAAGAAGAAGGGCACGTCTGCTGGTTCCAAGGATGTATTGTCCAAAAGCAAACCAATCAAGAAGAAGAACAATGTCTCTGATGAGGATCACTCTCCAGCTGGTAGCCAGGCAGATGAGAATGAATCCGTGGGAGCCGAGGATGATGCTAGTAATGTTCAGTGGCAAACTGATACTTCTTTGGAGGCAGCTAGGCAACGTATCCAGGACCAGCTAACTTCTGTTACGGCTGGGATGGTTATGCTTTCTGCTGGTGAAGAGAAGCCCAAGTCAGGGAAGAATTCTCCAGAATGCAATGGGAAGACTGAAGTCAATAAACATCAGAATGGGTCAAAGTTGACTGATCCCCAGTATAGACTTGTTGCTGAGATTAAGGAATTCCTAAAGAATGGTTCATCTGCAGGCAAGCTTAAATCCTTTTTGGCCACATTATCTGGCACTTCTCAGGAGGTCATGAATGTGCTGATTGAAGCTCTGTTTGAGGGTGTGCAGAAGGGGTTGGCCAAGGTGGCGGCCAAGAAGAAAAATTACCTCATGGCAGCTGTTCAAGAGGAGGGGTCCCAGATGATTTTGCTGCGTGCTATTGAATGTTTCTTTGTGAAGTCTAGCTCCGAGGGGGTGAAGGAAGCTGCCTTGGTTCTGAAAGTTCTTTATGACTGTGATGTCTTGGAGGAAATGTTTATATTGGTGTGGTATCAGCAGGGGTCGACAGGAGAGAATAAAAATTCTCAGATTTGGAAGAATGTCAAGCCCTTCATCGACTGGCTGCAGAGTGCAGAGTCGGAATCTGAAGAAGAGTGA